A portion of the Thermoanaerobaculum aquaticum genome contains these proteins:
- a CDS encoding metal-sulfur cluster assembly factor, translating to MELTPETIKKALQPVVDPEIGISVVDLGLIRDIQITPEGVVTVRMTLTSPFCPEGPAIVQEVEQTVRFLPGVKEAAVELVWNPPWDPRTEASDEVKAMLGIWD from the coding sequence ATGGAACTCACGCCCGAAACAATCAAAAAAGCCCTGCAGCCGGTGGTGGACCCGGAAATTGGCATTTCCGTGGTGGACCTGGGGCTCATCCGCGATATTCAAATCACCCCCGAAGGGGTGGTCACCGTGCGCATGACCCTCACCTCCCCCTTTTGTCCCGAAGGCCCGGCCATTGTCCAGGAGGTGGAGCAAACCGTGCGCTTTTTGCCTGGTGTGAAAGAAGCAGCCGTGGAGCTGGTGTGGAACCCCCCCTGGGACCCCCGCACCGAAGCCTCCGACGAAGTCAAAGCCATGCTCGGGATTTGGGATTAA
- a CDS encoding acyl-CoA carboxylase subunit beta has protein sequence MKLKVSASASKPEFRKHWEQVLAELSAQAAKLREGGGPKAAARQKEQGKMLARERVEALLDPGCEFLELGSWAGWGMYQEWGGAPGAGVVTGIGRVSGRLCVIVANDATVKAGAWFPITCKKILRAQEIALENRLPVIYLVDSAGVFLPLQEEIFPDKEHFGRVFYNNARLSAAGIYQIAAIMGPCVAGGAYLPIMSDEALIVEGTGSIFLAGPALVKAAIGESVDIESLGGAQVQTDISMVVDDRFPDDASCIQAIRHRISKLAKPPLAPFDRQEPKPPAVDPAGILGIIPPDRAKPYDSYALLAHLLDDSEFEEYKATSGRTLVCGEGRIGGWAVGIVANQRQVVTRRRGLDPSEQEMQIGGVIYADAADKGARFVELMNQKGIPLLFLQDVTGFMVGTRAEREGIIKDGAKMVHVVANSTVPKITIIVGNSFGAGNYAMCGKAYGPRFIFAWPSARIAVMGGDQAAQTLLQLQVGKREVSEEEKERLLSDIRARYEATLDPRYAAARLWVDGILDPRQTREVVAACLEACAHQGSLTPYRWGVLQT, from the coding sequence GTGAAGCTCAAGGTCAGTGCTTCTGCCAGCAAACCTGAGTTTCGCAAGCATTGGGAGCAGGTACTTGCGGAGCTTTCGGCGCAAGCGGCCAAGCTGCGGGAAGGGGGCGGGCCCAAGGCGGCGGCCCGCCAAAAGGAGCAGGGCAAGATGCTGGCCCGGGAGCGGGTGGAGGCGCTTCTGGACCCGGGCTGCGAGTTTCTGGAGCTGGGGTCCTGGGCTGGCTGGGGGATGTACCAGGAGTGGGGCGGAGCACCCGGCGCCGGGGTGGTGACCGGCATTGGCCGGGTTTCCGGCAGGCTCTGCGTGATCGTGGCCAACGACGCCACCGTCAAAGCTGGTGCTTGGTTTCCCATCACCTGCAAGAAGATCCTCCGGGCGCAGGAAATTGCCCTGGAAAACCGCCTGCCGGTGATTTACCTGGTGGACTCCGCCGGGGTGTTTTTGCCTTTGCAGGAAGAGATTTTCCCGGATAAAGAGCACTTCGGCCGGGTTTTTTACAACAACGCCCGTCTTTCCGCCGCGGGTATTTACCAGATTGCCGCCATCATGGGGCCTTGCGTGGCCGGGGGTGCTTATCTGCCCATCATGTCCGACGAAGCACTTATCGTGGAAGGCACCGGTTCTATCTTTTTGGCCGGCCCTGCCCTGGTGAAAGCGGCTATTGGCGAAAGCGTGGATATTGAGTCATTGGGCGGTGCCCAAGTGCAAACCGACATTTCCATGGTGGTGGACGACCGCTTCCCTGATGATGCCAGCTGCATTCAGGCCATTCGCCACCGCATCAGCAAGCTGGCCAAGCCCCCCCTGGCCCCCTTTGACCGCCAGGAGCCCAAGCCGCCGGCTGTGGACCCGGCGGGGATTCTCGGGATCATCCCACCCGATCGCGCCAAGCCTTACGACAGCTACGCGCTTTTGGCTCACCTCCTGGACGACTCGGAGTTTGAGGAGTACAAAGCCACCTCCGGGCGCACGCTGGTGTGTGGGGAAGGGCGCATCGGTGGTTGGGCGGTGGGGATCGTGGCCAATCAGCGGCAGGTGGTGACACGGCGCCGGGGGCTTGACCCTTCCGAGCAGGAAATGCAGATTGGCGGCGTGATTTACGCCGATGCTGCCGACAAAGGCGCGCGCTTTGTGGAGCTCATGAACCAAAAGGGCATTCCTCTCTTGTTTTTGCAGGACGTCACCGGCTTCATGGTGGGAACGCGAGCGGAGCGGGAAGGCATCATCAAGGACGGCGCCAAGATGGTGCACGTGGTGGCCAACAGCACCGTGCCGAAAATCACCATCATAGTGGGCAACTCCTTTGGCGCCGGCAACTACGCCATGTGCGGCAAGGCCTACGGCCCGCGGTTTATCTTTGCCTGGCCTTCGGCGCGCATTGCGGTGATGGGCGGCGATCAAGCGGCCCAGACCCTGCTGCAACTGCAGGTGGGCAAGCGCGAAGTAAGCGAGGAGGAAAAGGAGCGCTTGCTTTCGGATATTCGCGCCCGCTACGAAGCCACCTTAGACCCCCGTTACGCGGCCGCCCGCTTATGGGTGGACGGCATCCTGGACCCCCGGCAAACCCGGGAGGTGGTGGCCGCGTGCCTGGAGGCCTGCGCCCACCAGGGCTCCCTCACCCCCTACCGCTGGGGCGTGCTGCAAACGTAG
- the sufC gene encoding Fe-S cluster assembly ATPase SufC: MTKKVPVFAVEDLHVWVGEKEVVRGVSLEVFPGEVHAIMGPNGSGKTTLVQAVMGHPAYTVEGKIFLNGEDVSALEPDEKARKGMFLAFQYPVAVPGVTVASFLRAAVAARRGQDVPVKEFRKELLSRMEQLEMDPAFAGRYLNDGFSGGEKKRLEILQLLMLQPVFAMLDETDSGLDIDALKVVASGINAAATPERGLLLVTHYQRLLNYVQPHVVHVFMNGKLVKTGGPELALQLEEKGYDWLEAQVGGGA, translated from the coding sequence ATGACCAAAAAAGTTCCGGTATTTGCCGTTGAGGACCTCCACGTTTGGGTTGGGGAAAAGGAAGTGGTGAGGGGTGTGTCCCTGGAGGTCTTTCCCGGGGAAGTGCACGCCATCATGGGCCCCAACGGCTCAGGGAAAACCACCCTGGTGCAGGCGGTGATGGGGCACCCCGCGTACACCGTGGAGGGCAAGATCTTCCTCAACGGCGAAGACGTCAGCGCCCTGGAGCCCGATGAAAAGGCCCGCAAGGGCATGTTTTTGGCGTTCCAGTACCCGGTGGCGGTTCCCGGCGTGACAGTGGCTTCCTTCCTGCGGGCAGCAGTGGCTGCCCGTCGCGGCCAGGACGTGCCGGTGAAGGAGTTCCGCAAGGAGCTGCTTTCCCGCATGGAACAGCTGGAAATGGACCCCGCCTTTGCCGGCCGCTACCTCAACGACGGCTTTTCCGGCGGCGAGAAGAAGCGCCTGGAAATCCTGCAGCTCTTGATGCTGCAACCGGTGTTTGCCATGCTGGACGAAACCGACTCCGGCCTGGACATTGACGCCCTCAAGGTGGTGGCCTCCGGCATTAACGCCGCCGCTACCCCCGAGCGCGGCTTGCTTTTGGTCACTCACTACCAGCGGCTTCTGAACTACGTGCAGCCCCACGTGGTGCACGTGTTCATGAACGGCAAGCTCGTGAAAACCGGGGGGCCGGAGCTGGCGCTGCAGCTGGAGGAAAAGGGCTACGACTGGCTGGAAGCCCAGGTGGGAGGTGGAGCATGA
- a CDS encoding RrF2 family transcriptional regulator translates to MRITTSEEYGLRLALQLATCYPQALTLGELAEREGIPQPLVAKVLAKLRRAGVVRAQRGRRGGYELTLEPAHVMLDRVLGALGEPLFHPEFCQDHGGELTACVHTQECSVRPLFFHLDRMFREFFARTSLADLLAEERALHRKFAERARPSLPVWGRTQQGERA, encoded by the coding sequence ATGCGGATTACCACCAGTGAGGAGTACGGGTTGCGGTTGGCCTTGCAGCTGGCCACCTGCTACCCCCAGGCGCTGACGCTGGGGGAGCTGGCCGAGCGGGAGGGCATTCCGCAGCCGTTGGTGGCCAAGGTGCTGGCCAAGCTGCGTCGGGCCGGGGTAGTTCGCGCCCAGCGTGGCCGGCGGGGAGGCTACGAGCTCACGTTAGAACCCGCGCACGTGATGCTGGACCGGGTGCTGGGGGCTCTGGGAGAGCCGCTCTTTCACCCGGAGTTTTGCCAGGATCACGGCGGGGAGCTGACCGCATGCGTCCATACCCAGGAGTGCTCGGTGAGGCCGCTTTTCTTTCACCTGGACCGCATGTTCCGGGAGTTTTTCGCCCGCACCAGCCTCGCCGATTTGTTAGCCGAAGAACGGGCCCTCCACCGCAAGTTTGCCGAAAGGGCAAGGCCAAGCTTGCCGGTGTGGGGTAGAACACAGCAAGGAGAACGAGCATGA
- the sufB gene encoding Fe-S cluster assembly protein SufB — protein MSTAVHLDINKDYAERYGFSDPVEYFARAPKGINHEVVEMISRLKGEPEWMRQLRHKALDIFFEKPMPSWGNQELLGRIDFDEITYYARATERPEKSWDDVPENIKRTFDRLGIPEAERKFLAGVSAQYESEVVYHSVKKELEEQGVIFLDMDSGLREHEDIVRQYFGTVIPPNDNKFAALNTAVWSGGSFIYVPPGVEVAIPLQAYFRINAERMGQFERTLIIADEGAKVHYIEGCTAPVYSSSSLHSAVVELIAKKGAHIRYTTIQNWSHNVYNLVTKRAMAFEDAVVEWVDGNLGSLLTMKYPCVVLRGERAHGEILSIAFAGPGQHQDAGAKVIHLAPNTTSKITSKSISKDGGRASYRGLVKIRKGAHGCKTTVECDALLIGEKARTDTYPTMEIAEDDVRVEHEARVSKLGDEQLFYLRSRGLNEEQARLMIVNGFIEPFVKELPMEYAVELNRLIALEMEGSVG, from the coding sequence ATGAGCACCGCGGTTCATTTAGACATCAACAAGGACTACGCCGAGCGGTACGGGTTCTCCGACCCGGTGGAGTACTTTGCCCGGGCGCCCAAGGGCATCAACCACGAAGTGGTGGAGATGATCTCGCGCCTCAAGGGCGAACCGGAATGGATGCGGCAGCTCCGCCACAAAGCCCTGGACATCTTTTTCGAAAAACCCATGCCTTCCTGGGGCAACCAGGAGCTTTTAGGCCGCATTGACTTTGACGAAATCACCTACTACGCCCGGGCCACCGAGCGGCCGGAAAAGTCCTGGGACGATGTTCCCGAAAACATCAAGCGCACCTTTGACCGCTTGGGCATCCCCGAAGCGGAACGCAAGTTCCTGGCAGGGGTTTCTGCCCAGTACGAGTCGGAAGTGGTTTACCACTCGGTGAAGAAGGAGCTGGAGGAGCAGGGGGTTATCTTTCTGGACATGGACTCCGGCCTGCGGGAGCACGAGGACATCGTCCGCCAGTACTTTGGCACCGTGATCCCCCCCAACGACAACAAGTTTGCCGCCCTCAACACCGCCGTTTGGTCGGGAGGTTCGTTCATCTACGTGCCCCCGGGTGTGGAGGTGGCCATCCCGCTGCAAGCCTACTTCCGCATCAACGCCGAGCGCATGGGGCAGTTCGAGCGCACGCTGATCATTGCCGATGAGGGCGCCAAGGTGCACTACATCGAAGGGTGCACGGCACCGGTGTACTCCTCCAGCTCCCTGCATTCGGCGGTGGTGGAGCTCATTGCCAAAAAGGGTGCCCACATCCGTTACACCACCATCCAAAACTGGTCCCACAACGTGTACAACCTGGTGACCAAGCGGGCCATGGCCTTTGAAGATGCGGTGGTGGAGTGGGTGGACGGCAACCTGGGCTCGCTTTTGACCATGAAGTACCCCTGCGTGGTGCTGCGGGGGGAGCGGGCGCACGGGGAAATCCTCTCCATTGCCTTTGCCGGACCTGGCCAGCACCAGGACGCCGGGGCCAAGGTCATCCACCTGGCGCCCAACACCACCTCCAAGATCACCTCCAAGTCCATTTCCAAGGACGGCGGTCGCGCTTCCTACCGGGGCCTGGTGAAGATCCGCAAGGGAGCGCACGGCTGCAAGACCACCGTGGAGTGCGACGCCTTGCTCATTGGCGAAAAGGCCCGTACCGACACCTACCCCACCATGGAAATTGCCGAAGACGACGTGCGGGTGGAGCACGAAGCGCGGGTTTCCAAGCTTGGGGACGAGCAGCTCTTCTACTTGCGTTCCCGAGGCTTGAACGAAGAACAGGCCCGGCTCATGATCGTCAACGGCTTCATCGAGCCCTTCGTGAAGGAGCTGCCCATGGAGTACGCGGTGGAGCTCAACCGGCTTATCGCTTTAGAAATGGAGGGTTCCGTTGGCTAG
- the sufU gene encoding Fe-S cluster assembly sulfur transfer protein SufU — translation MSSRPEVQLDELYREVVMDHYRRPRGRQPLGQVDVAAKGFNPVCGDEVEVFLQLSGETIAQAQVKSRGCAICTASASMMAEILPGKAITQAEADAEEFRQVMHGKPFPQDRELGDLEALEGVKHFPVRVKCALLPWMTLKDAIAAFRRGESKAETTTE, via the coding sequence ATGAGTTCTCGCCCGGAAGTGCAACTGGACGAGCTGTACCGGGAAGTGGTCATGGATCACTACCGCCGTCCTCGGGGGCGACAGCCGCTGGGCCAGGTGGACGTTGCCGCCAAGGGCTTCAACCCGGTGTGCGGTGACGAGGTGGAAGTGTTTTTGCAGCTTTCCGGGGAAACCATTGCCCAAGCGCAAGTGAAAAGCCGCGGCTGTGCCATTTGCACCGCTTCCGCTTCCATGATGGCGGAAATCCTTCCCGGAAAGGCCATCACCCAAGCCGAAGCGGACGCCGAGGAGTTCCGCCAGGTCATGCACGGCAAGCCCTTCCCCCAGGATCGGGAGCTGGGGGACCTAGAAGCCCTGGAAGGGGTCAAGCACTTCCCGGTACGGGTGAAGTGCGCGCTTTTGCCGTGGATGACCCTCAAGGACGCCATTGCCGCCTTCCGTCGCGGCGAAAGCAAAGCCGAAACCACAACGGAGTAA
- a CDS encoding SufS family cysteine desulfurase — translation MNATATQPVIRPVRLAERFPILQRTVRGRRLVYLDNAATTQKPQEVLEALTRFYTHTNANVHRGVHTLAEEATAAYEHCRERVAQFLRAPDPRGVVILRNATEAINLVARSWGRKLQAGDEIITSEMEHHSNLVPWIMLARERGLSLKHIPITDQGELDLAAYRKLLSRRTRVVAVTGMSNVLGTIVPVAEIAEEAHKVGAVVVVDGAQLVPHEPVRFDELGCDFLAFSAHKMYGPTGVGFLVAKPELLEAMEPIFGGGEMIREVHLDRASWNDIPHKFEAGTPNIADAAAFPAALSLVEELTPQAIRAHERDLTAYAWEKLQSLGGLTLHGPADPQRRGALISFVDEHIHPHDLATVLDTYGVAIRAGHHCAQPLMRRLGVVATARASFAVYNSREDVDALIFGLLAARKYFGLA, via the coding sequence ATGAACGCCACCGCTACTCAGCCCGTCATCCGCCCGGTGCGGCTGGCGGAGCGCTTCCCGATCCTGCAGCGCACGGTGCGGGGCCGGCGGCTCGTGTACCTGGACAACGCCGCCACCACGCAAAAACCCCAGGAGGTGCTGGAGGCCCTTACCCGCTTTTACACCCACACCAACGCCAACGTCCATCGTGGCGTTCACACCCTGGCCGAGGAGGCTACCGCTGCCTACGAGCACTGCCGGGAGCGGGTGGCGCAGTTTCTGCGCGCTCCCGACCCGCGGGGGGTGGTGATCCTCCGCAACGCCACCGAGGCCATTAACCTGGTGGCCCGCTCCTGGGGGCGCAAGCTGCAGGCCGGTGACGAAATCATCACCTCGGAAATGGAGCACCACTCCAACCTGGTGCCCTGGATCATGCTGGCTCGCGAGCGCGGCCTCAGCTTAAAGCACATCCCCATCACCGACCAGGGCGAGCTGGACTTAGCCGCCTACCGCAAGCTCCTGTCCCGGCGCACCCGGGTGGTGGCGGTCACCGGCATGTCCAACGTGCTGGGCACCATCGTGCCGGTGGCGGAAATCGCCGAAGAAGCCCACAAGGTCGGCGCGGTGGTGGTGGTGGACGGCGCCCAGCTGGTGCCCCATGAGCCGGTGCGCTTTGATGAGCTGGGCTGCGATTTCCTTGCCTTTTCCGCCCACAAGATGTACGGGCCCACCGGTGTGGGTTTTTTGGTGGCCAAACCTGAGCTCTTAGAAGCCATGGAGCCCATCTTTGGCGGGGGGGAAATGATCCGCGAGGTCCACTTGGACCGCGCCAGCTGGAACGACATCCCCCACAAGTTTGAAGCCGGCACCCCAAACATTGCCGATGCCGCTGCCTTCCCCGCCGCTTTGAGCCTCGTGGAGGAGCTCACCCCCCAAGCCATCCGCGCCCACGAGCGCGACCTCACCGCCTACGCTTGGGAGAAGCTGCAGAGCCTGGGGGGCCTCACCCTCCACGGCCCGGCCGATCCCCAACGCCGGGGAGCACTCATTTCCTTTGTGGATGAGCACATCCACCCTCACGATTTGGCCACGGTGTTGGACACCTACGGGGTGGCCATCCGCGCCGGCCATCACTGCGCCCAGCCCCTCATGCGCCGGCTGGGCGTCGTAGCAACGGCCCGCGCCTCTTTTGCCGTATACAACTCTCGGGAAGACGTGGATGCCTTGATCTTTGGCTTGCTGGCTGCACGCAAGTACTTTGGGCTTGCTTAG
- the sufD gene encoding Fe-S cluster assembly protein SufD, giving the protein MASTALPLTTPFASLADPGPLSRALGEPTWLADFRRQAAEAARNAPLPNRARHLWRFSNPERFLPNQDPMMLGPTPAPPPWRLDEELSAAVLLSGATAQVVHLSQEAQRAGVVVAPLAQAPVQEFLGKAVPFQHGFLEALNAAAFRPAVAVLVPPGVRLEKAIRLRLVADGLSLPRILVVLGEGASAEIVEGHVGGSEGSQVLGVSEAFVGPGGELRYDVVQRWELPVTGHLTSRIVLAEGARAQVALASFGGTLTKVDTGVILQGKGAEVETYGVALGAGNQHFDHHTEHIHAASQTHSNLDFKVALAGQARSVYTGLIRIEEHAATCEAYQENRNLLLSEEARAESIPELEILNEDVRCTHGATVAPLDEEQVFYLKSRGLPHHQALRLIVYGFLDQTLSRLPEKTRERIEALVAGRLHGEVL; this is encoded by the coding sequence TTGGCTAGCACCGCCTTACCTCTGACCACGCCCTTTGCCAGCCTCGCCGATCCGGGGCCCCTGAGCCGGGCGCTGGGCGAGCCTACCTGGCTTGCGGACTTCCGCCGGCAAGCTGCGGAAGCGGCGAGAAACGCGCCCCTCCCCAACCGTGCCCGGCACCTGTGGCGGTTTTCCAACCCCGAGCGGTTCCTGCCCAACCAGGACCCCATGATGCTTGGCCCCACTCCCGCACCACCCCCCTGGCGGTTGGACGAGGAGCTTTCGGCAGCGGTGCTGCTTTCCGGTGCCACGGCCCAGGTTGTGCACCTTTCCCAGGAGGCCCAGCGCGCCGGCGTGGTGGTGGCGCCCCTGGCGCAAGCGCCGGTGCAGGAGTTCCTGGGCAAGGCCGTGCCTTTCCAGCATGGTTTTCTGGAAGCCTTAAACGCCGCCGCCTTCCGCCCGGCGGTGGCGGTGCTGGTGCCGCCAGGGGTGAGGCTTGAAAAGGCCATCCGGCTGCGGTTAGTGGCCGATGGGCTTTCCCTCCCCCGCATTTTGGTGGTCCTGGGTGAAGGGGCCAGCGCCGAAATCGTGGAAGGCCACGTGGGTGGCAGCGAAGGCTCGCAGGTTCTAGGCGTGAGCGAGGCGTTCGTGGGGCCTGGAGGGGAGCTCCGCTACGACGTGGTGCAGCGCTGGGAGCTGCCGGTCACCGGCCACCTCACCAGCCGCATCGTTTTGGCAGAAGGAGCCAGAGCGCAGGTGGCCCTGGCGTCGTTTGGTGGTACCCTCACCAAGGTGGACACCGGAGTGATCCTGCAGGGCAAGGGGGCAGAGGTGGAAACCTACGGGGTGGCGCTGGGTGCCGGCAACCAGCACTTCGACCACCACACCGAGCACATCCACGCCGCTTCCCAAACCCACTCCAACCTGGACTTTAAGGTGGCGCTGGCCGGGCAAGCCCGCTCGGTGTACACCGGCCTCATCCGCATTGAAGAGCACGCCGCCACCTGCGAGGCGTACCAGGAAAACCGCAACCTGCTGCTTTCCGAGGAAGCCCGGGCCGAGTCCATCCCCGAGCTGGAAATCCTCAACGAGGACGTGCGCTGTACCCACGGGGCCACGGTGGCACCGCTGGACGAAGAGCAGGTGTTTTACCTGAAGAGCCGTGGTCTCCCCCACCATCAGGCTTTGCGCCTCATCGTTTACGGCTTTTTGGACCAGACCCTTTCGCGGTTGCCGGAAAAAACCCGGGAGCGGATCGAGGCGTTGGTGGCCGGCCGTCTCCACGGGGAGGTGCTATGA
- a CDS encoding cation:proton antiporter domain-containing protein: MLADSVLLEMGVLLALAAFLGVVAQRLRQHPVLGYLLAGMLLGPSGLHTVRQPEVVAIASETGTALLLFVLGLEFSWSRLRSFGGRVLRLGLGQILLTFAVVWLAVWAVTQRPGLALVWAGAIALSSTATVGKILEQERRLDSPIGRATIGTLLLQDVAVIPLLLAISALGSSPTSQISPSVLGVLGRAALFAITTWALGKHLLPWGLHWLSGRERRELQVIFGFAFLGLASWAAHALGLSPALAAFLLGAFLGESEYAVQLRADVAGVKEVFLCVFFASAGMYVDVTWLATHLPLVASVAVLAVGTKVLTTWAAARLAGWHPHLAFPIAISLAQLGEFSFVLVRQGIASGVMDASSAQVLVILTVFTLALTPLALRLACKRVDFRSGEKTPKVSKKGHVVVVGFGPAGQTVAAHAQNAGLEVTVVDLSPKLAREARATGAATLVGDATHWEILEKAGVPEAAAVVVTIPDDRDALRVAQLAARAMKNAPILVRARHQATVPSLEKLGVVPVGEESLVGEVLAAKLLDALGTEVPQGLPTPRPT; this comes from the coding sequence ATGCTGGCGGATAGCGTGCTCCTGGAAATGGGCGTTCTTCTGGCGCTGGCAGCGTTTCTGGGCGTGGTGGCGCAGCGCCTGCGGCAACACCCGGTCCTGGGTTATCTGCTGGCTGGAATGCTCTTAGGGCCCTCCGGCCTGCACACCGTTCGGCAGCCGGAAGTGGTGGCCATTGCCAGCGAAACCGGCACAGCGCTGCTTTTGTTCGTGCTCGGTTTGGAGTTTTCCTGGTCCAGGCTTCGTTCCTTCGGGGGACGGGTGTTGCGCCTTGGACTGGGGCAAATCCTCTTAACCTTCGCCGTTGTTTGGCTTGCAGTGTGGGCTGTAACCCAGCGTCCGGGATTGGCCTTGGTGTGGGCGGGAGCCATTGCCCTGTCCTCCACGGCAACGGTTGGCAAAATCCTGGAACAGGAAAGGCGGCTGGATTCCCCCATTGGCCGTGCCACCATAGGCACCTTACTGCTCCAGGATGTGGCTGTCATTCCTCTACTGCTGGCGATTTCCGCTTTGGGAAGCTCGCCCACCTCCCAAATCAGCCCGTCAGTGCTGGGCGTTTTGGGGCGCGCCGCGCTTTTTGCCATCACCACCTGGGCTTTGGGTAAGCACCTGCTGCCCTGGGGCCTCCACTGGCTTTCCGGTCGAGAGCGGCGGGAGCTCCAAGTAATTTTTGGTTTTGCTTTTTTGGGCCTGGCGTCCTGGGCTGCCCACGCCCTCGGCCTCTCCCCCGCTTTGGCCGCTTTTCTCCTTGGGGCGTTCCTGGGAGAAAGCGAGTACGCAGTGCAGCTTCGGGCTGATGTGGCGGGGGTCAAGGAGGTGTTCCTCTGCGTGTTTTTCGCCAGCGCCGGGATGTACGTGGACGTTACCTGGCTAGCAACCCACCTGCCTCTGGTGGCTTCCGTGGCGGTGCTGGCGGTTGGCACCAAGGTCCTGACCACCTGGGCGGCAGCGCGTCTGGCCGGGTGGCACCCGCACCTGGCGTTCCCCATTGCCATCAGCCTGGCCCAGCTGGGGGAGTTCTCCTTTGTGCTGGTACGGCAAGGCATAGCCTCGGGGGTCATGGATGCCTCCTCCGCCCAGGTGCTGGTCATTCTCACGGTTTTCACGTTGGCGCTGACACCCCTGGCCCTCCGGCTGGCCTGCAAAAGGGTAGATTTCCGGTCCGGTGAAAAAACCCCGAAGGTTTCGAAGAAGGGCCACGTGGTGGTGGTGGGCTTCGGGCCCGCAGGGCAAACCGTGGCAGCTCATGCCCAAAACGCTGGCCTGGAGGTCACGGTGGTAGACCTGAGCCCAAAACTGGCCAGGGAAGCCCGGGCCACCGGCGCTGCAACGTTGGTGGGCGACGCTACTCACTGGGAAATTTTGGAAAAGGCAGGCGTACCCGAAGCCGCGGCCGTGGTGGTGACCATCCCCGATGACCGGGATGCCCTGCGGGTGGCTCAGCTCGCCGCCCGCGCCATGAAAAACGCACCCATTCTCGTGCGTGCCAGACACCAGGCTACCGTTCCCAGCCTGGAAAAACTGGGGGTTGTGCCGGTGGGTGAAGAATCCCTGGTCGGGGAGGTGCTGGCGGCAAAGCTCCTGGATGCCCTGGGAACCGAGGTCCCCCAGGGCCTGCCCACGCCGCGCCCCACCTAA